A window from Drosophila nasuta strain 15112-1781.00 chromosome 3, ASM2355853v1, whole genome shotgun sequence encodes these proteins:
- the LOC132789903 gene encoding protein lifeguard 2-like — protein MNYERMTEPEDEERSVQNRSNDDGNNTRQIPQGAQQNDAENNPEDNVKYFISSPATELQQIINNNGQNNITHNLTGNAKYYIASSTTGTVTILTETVFGFFVAPDLHPHSLALCDESTQKLFLCNIYTILMTQLLFTTGVISIFLYHEATKHFVLENKEVIIPALIVNIIIVIMTSCSEKIRRQHPINLVVLIIFSCTMSLFFGIATSLLKTHYLLLMITVMTAVNIAAVIIFVMQTKYKFTPWRCGGITIIISFLALGLSAGFLLDSFWEAALGIFVALVVCSSIIFDAQRIICGWHTYEFKPNEYTFGALSLYFDSIDFLIPFSRVKKRSPILVLSKQDLPASLRNA, from the exons atCGAAGTAATGATGATGGCAACAACACTCGCCAAATTCCGCAGGGAGCACAACAAAATGATGCAGAAAATAATCCGGAAGacaatgtaaaatattttatatcatCGCCGGCTACAGAActtcaacaaataataaataataatggaCAGAATAATATCACACATAACCTGACGGGCAACGCAAAATACTATATCGCATCATCGACTACAGGCACTGTGACTATTTTAACAGAAACTGTATTTGGGTTTTTTGTTGCTCCTGATTTACATCCGCACAGTTTGGCGCTTTGTGACGAAAGCACCCAAAAACTCTTTCTTTGTAATATCTACACGATACTGATG ACACAATTACTTTTTACCACGGGCGTTATAAGCATTTTCTTATACCACGAAGCAACAAAACATTTCGTATTGGAGAACAAAGAAGTAATAATCCCTGCTCTGATTGTTAACATTATCATAGTGATTATGACTTCATGCAGTGAAAAAATTCGTCGCCAACATCCGATTAATTTAGTGGTTCTGATCATATTCTCTTGCACCATGTCACTATTTTTTGGTATAGCGACCAGCTTACTGAAGACTCACTATCTGCTACTAATGATAACAGTAATGACTGCAGTGAATATTGCTGCCGTGATTATATTCGTAATGCAAACGAAATACAAGTTTACGCCTTGGAGATGCGGTGGAATTACCATCATAATTTCTTTTCTAGCTCTTGGATTGTCTGCTGGATTTTTACTTGATAGTTTCTGGGAAGCGGCACTAGgtatttttgttgccttgGTTGTTTGCTCATCGATAATCTTCGATGCACAGCGTATTATTTGCGGCTGGCATACGTATGAGTTCAAACCGAATGAATATACTTTTGGAGCGCTATCATTGTATTTCGATAGCATAGACTTTCTTATTCCATTCTCACGTGTTAAAAAACGTAGCCCAATTCTTGTACTTTCTAAGCAGGATTTGCCGGCCAGTCTACGAaatgcataa